In Juglans microcarpa x Juglans regia isolate MS1-56 chromosome 8D, Jm3101_v1.0, whole genome shotgun sequence, the following are encoded in one genomic region:
- the LOC121242224 gene encoding uncharacterized protein LOC121242224: MTRGRIPRNPEGGINQENLNPPMDRGLAEAVCLLADVLRQQQQQQAHVPRPEVRGCPYEKLLIHRCPNVSGSEEPLKAEKWIMDLERTFEICGCTEDQKLLVRELGSLAALSWERFKEESDNRFFPDSAKQPKAQEFASLTQGSLTVEQYAAKFMALGRFAPHLIATQRMQAQKFQAGL; this comes from the exons ATGACTCGCGGTAGAATACCTCGGAACCCAGAAGGAGGCATCAATCAAGAGAATCTGAATCCCCCAATGGATAGAGGATTAGCTGAAGCTGTATGTCTGCTGGCCGACGTGCTTAGacaacaacaacagcagcaaGCGCACGTACCCAGACCCGAAGTCAGGGGTTGTCCGTATGAGAAGTTATTGATCCACCGCTGTCCAAACGTTTCTGGTAGTGAAGAGCCGTTGAAAGCCGAGAAATGGATTATGGATCTCGAAAGGACATTTGAGATATGTGGTTGTACTGAGGACCAGAAG CTCCTAGTTAGGGAACTAGGAAGTCTCGCTGCACTGtcatgggagagatttaaggaagaGTCCGACAATAGATTCTTCCCGGATTCTGCCAAACAGCCGAAGGCACAGGAGTTCGCGAGTTTAACTCAAGGCAGTCTGACCGTAGAACAATATGCTGCTAAGTTCATGGCATTAGGAAGGTTTGCACCACACTTGATTGCTACTCAAAGGATGCAGGCACAGAAGTTTCAAGCAGGACTTTAA